A genomic stretch from Mycobacterium malmoense includes:
- a CDS encoding DEAD/DEAH box helicase: MASFGSDLLATALAGAAVGEHPLRHVAELPARSGRPASWPEWAEPDVVRAFADRGIDRPWAHQAAAAELAHAGRHVVVSTGTASGKSLAYQLPVLNALATDPRARVLYLSPTKALGHDQLRAAHALTAAIPRLRDVAPTAYDGDSPAEVRRFARERSRWLFSNPDMIHLSILRNHARWAALLRGLRFVVVDECHYYRGVFGSNVAMVLRRLLRLCERYSAGPTVIFASATTDSPGATATELIGLPVEEVTEDGAPQGARTVALWEPALRADVTGENGAPVRRSAGAEAARVMADLIAEGAQTLTFVRSRRAAELTALGAQARLDDIAPELSGTVASYRAGYLAEDRTALERALAEGRLRGLATTNALELGVDIAGLDAVVLAGFPGTVASFWQQAGRSGRRGQGALVVLIARDDPLDTYLVHNPAALLDKPVERVVIDPANPHLLGPQLLCAATELPLDEAELRDFAGTDVAEGLVDELVEKGLLRRRGGKYFPAPGIQPHGAVDIRGAAGGQVVIVEAGTGRLLGSAGVDQAPASVHPGAVYLHQGDTYVVDSLDIEDGIAFVHAEDPGYATFARELTDIAVTGTGERRGFGPVTLGLVPVKVTHRVVGYLRRRLSGEVIDFVELDMPERVLPTTAVMYTVTPDALSHNAIDAQRVPGSLHAAEHAAIGLLPLVASCDRGDIGGMSTAVGPDGLPSVFVYDGYPGGAGFAERGFRRARTWLGATAAAIEACECPSGCPSCVQSPKCGNGNDPLDKAGAVRVLRLVLAELGDESPR, from the coding sequence GTGGCGAGTTTCGGCAGCGACCTGCTGGCCACCGCGCTCGCCGGTGCGGCCGTGGGCGAGCATCCGCTGCGCCACGTCGCCGAGCTGCCGGCGCGCAGCGGCCGGCCGGCCAGCTGGCCGGAGTGGGCCGAGCCCGACGTGGTTCGCGCGTTCGCCGACCGCGGCATCGACCGACCGTGGGCACATCAGGCCGCGGCCGCGGAGCTGGCCCACGCCGGCCGTCACGTGGTGGTCAGCACCGGCACGGCCTCGGGCAAGTCGCTGGCCTATCAACTTCCCGTCCTCAACGCGCTGGCGACGGACCCGCGGGCCCGGGTGCTGTACCTGTCGCCGACCAAGGCGCTCGGTCACGACCAGTTGCGCGCCGCGCACGCGCTGACGGCGGCGATTCCGCGGCTGCGTGACGTCGCGCCCACCGCCTACGACGGCGATAGCCCCGCCGAGGTGCGCCGGTTCGCCCGCGAACGCTCCCGGTGGTTGTTTTCCAATCCCGACATGATCCATCTGTCGATATTGCGCAACCACGCCCGCTGGGCCGCGTTGTTGCGCGGCCTTCGGTTCGTGGTTGTCGACGAATGTCATTACTACCGTGGTGTTTTCGGCTCGAACGTGGCGATGGTGCTGCGGCGGCTGTTGCGGCTGTGCGAGCGCTACTCGGCTGGCCCCACCGTCATCTTCGCCAGCGCGACGACGGACTCGCCGGGCGCGACGGCCACCGAACTCATCGGGCTCCCGGTCGAGGAGGTTACCGAAGACGGCGCACCGCAGGGCGCGCGGACGGTGGCGTTGTGGGAGCCCGCGCTGCGGGCCGACGTGACCGGCGAGAACGGCGCGCCGGTGCGCCGCTCCGCCGGCGCCGAGGCGGCGCGCGTGATGGCCGACCTGATCGCCGAGGGAGCGCAGACCCTGACGTTCGTCCGGTCGCGTCGCGCCGCGGAACTGACCGCCCTGGGCGCGCAGGCGCGGCTGGACGACATCGCCCCGGAGCTGTCGGGCACGGTGGCGTCGTATCGGGCCGGGTATCTCGCCGAAGACCGCACCGCGCTGGAGCGCGCCCTGGCCGAGGGCCGGCTGCGCGGCCTGGCCACCACCAATGCCCTGGAGTTGGGCGTCGACATCGCCGGGCTGGACGCGGTGGTGCTCGCCGGTTTCCCCGGAACGGTCGCCTCGTTCTGGCAGCAGGCCGGCCGGTCGGGCCGGCGCGGGCAGGGCGCGCTGGTCGTGCTGATCGCCCGCGACGATCCGCTGGACACGTATCTGGTCCACAACCCCGCCGCGCTGCTGGACAAGCCCGTCGAGCGGGTGGTGATCGATCCGGCCAACCCCCACCTTCTGGGTCCCCAACTGCTGTGTGCCGCAACCGAGCTGCCGCTCGACGAGGCCGAGCTGCGGGATTTCGCCGGCACCGACGTCGCCGAGGGTCTGGTCGACGAGTTGGTTGAGAAAGGGCTGCTGCGGCGCCGTGGCGGCAAGTACTTTCCGGCGCCCGGCATACAACCGCACGGCGCGGTGGACATTCGGGGCGCGGCGGGCGGCCAGGTCGTCATCGTGGAGGCGGGCACCGGGCGGCTGCTGGGCAGCGCCGGGGTCGATCAGGCCCCCGCCTCGGTCCACCCGGGGGCCGTGTACCTGCATCAGGGCGATACTTATGTCGTCGACTCGCTGGACATCGAGGACGGGATCGCGTTCGTCCACGCCGAGGATCCCGGCTACGCGACGTTCGCGCGCGAACTCACCGACATCGCCGTCACCGGCACCGGTGAACGCCGCGGGTTCGGTCCCGTCACCCTGGGCCTGGTGCCGGTCAAGGTCACCCACCGCGTGGTGGGTTACCTGCGCCGCCGGCTTTCCGGGGAGGTGATCGACTTCGTCGAGCTGGACATGCCGGAACGCGTGCTGCCCACCACCGCGGTCATGTACACCGTCACCCCGGATGCTTTGTCGCACAATGCTATTGATGCGCAGCGCGTCCCCGGGTCGTTACACGCCGCCGAACATGCGGCCATTGGCCTGCTGCCCCTGGTGGCCAGCTGCGACCGCGGCGACATCGGCGGCATGTCCACCGCGGTCGGTCCCGACGGGCTGCCCAGCGTCTTCGTCTACGACGGCTACCCGGGTGGGGCGGGCTTCGCCGAACGCGGCTTCCGCCGGGCCCGCACCTGGCTGGGCGCGACGGCCGCGGCCATCGAGGCGTGCGAATGCCCGAGCGGATGCCCGTCCTGTGTGCAGTCCCCCAAGTGCGGCAACGGCAACGACCCATTGGACAAGGCGGGGGCCGTGCGGGTGCTGCGGCTGGTGCTCGCGGAATTGGGCGACGAATCGCCCAGATAG
- a CDS encoding type II secretion system F family protein, giving the protein MTGITVAASALSLALVVFPSSPRRRLMPAARARRRVTVPAGGAGCIAGCAVVAAAVLSPLTTVLAIAVVGATAALRYRHRRRIRRAMREGRTLETALDVLVGELRVGSHPVRAFGVAADETVGAVAASLRAVAARARLGADVTSGLSAAAGSSALPAHWDRLAVCWRLASDHGLAIATLMRAAQRDIAERQRFSARVSSSLAGARASAAILAGLPILGVLLGQLIGARPLSFLLGGHAGGWLLVVGSTLACAGLLWSDRLTDRLEA; this is encoded by the coding sequence ATGACCGGCATTACGGTTGCCGCCTCGGCGTTATCGCTTGCGTTGGTGGTGTTTCCGTCGTCGCCGCGGCGCCGGCTCATGCCGGCGGCTCGCGCCCGCCGGCGGGTCACGGTTCCGGCGGGCGGGGCCGGCTGCATCGCCGGGTGCGCCGTCGTGGCCGCGGCGGTGCTGTCGCCGCTGACGACGGTCCTCGCCATCGCGGTGGTGGGCGCGACCGCGGCCCTGCGTTACCGTCACCGCCGTCGGATCCGGCGCGCGATGCGGGAGGGTCGAACGTTGGAAACCGCGCTCGACGTGCTGGTCGGCGAGTTGCGAGTGGGCTCTCATCCGGTGCGCGCGTTTGGCGTCGCCGCCGATGAAACCGTTGGCGCGGTTGCCGCGTCGTTGCGCGCCGTCGCGGCGCGGGCCAGGTTGGGTGCCGACGTCACGTCCGGCCTGAGCGCCGCGGCGGGATCGTCGGCCCTACCCGCGCACTGGGATCGGCTTGCGGTGTGCTGGCGGCTGGCCAGCGACCACGGGCTGGCGATAGCCACCCTGATGCGGGCCGCGCAGCGTGACATTGCTGAGCGGCAACGGTTTTCGGCGCGGGTGTCATCGAGCCTGGCCGGGGCGCGCGCCAGCGCGGCGATACTGGCGGGCCTGCCGATCCTCGGCGTGCTGCTGGGCCAGCTGATCGGGGCCCGACCGCTGAGTTTCTTGCTGGGCGGGCACGCGGGCGGATGGCTCTTGGTTGTCGGATCGACGCTGGCCTGCGCCGGGCTGTTGTGGTCGGACCGCCTCACCGATCGGCTCGAGGCATGA
- a CDS encoding type II secretion system F family protein — protein sequence MSTAAVLLAAALWIGPGPSVVRARAGIPTRARRLRRGPLRRPGPDPLAVASSLDVLAVCLEAGMAVSTAAAAVAPSAPPKLARVLRRAADLLALGADPAVAWSISPDRPASAVDPQIDALLRLARRSACSGAALAGGVAELAGQSRHDAAHAATAAAERAGVLIAGPLGLCFLPAFVCLGIVPVVAGLARDVLQSGLL from the coding sequence ATGAGCACAGCGGCGGTGTTGTTGGCCGCGGCATTGTGGATCGGCCCCGGCCCGTCGGTGGTGCGGGCGCGCGCCGGGATACCGACCCGGGCGCGTCGGCTGCGCCGGGGGCCGCTACGAAGACCCGGGCCGGATCCGCTGGCGGTCGCGTCCAGCCTCGACGTGCTGGCCGTGTGCCTGGAAGCGGGCATGGCGGTGTCGACGGCCGCGGCGGCGGTCGCCCCGTCCGCGCCCCCGAAGCTGGCCCGGGTGTTGCGCCGCGCCGCCGATCTGCTGGCGCTGGGCGCCGATCCCGCTGTCGCATGGTCGATTTCGCCGGATCGGCCGGCCAGCGCGGTCGACCCGCAGATCGACGCGCTGCTGCGATTGGCACGGCGCTCGGCGTGTTCGGGCGCGGCGTTGGCCGGCGGCGTCGCCGAATTGGCCGGCCAATCCCGTCACGACGCCGCACACGCGGCCACCGCGGCCGCCGAGCGGGCCGGGGTTCTGATCGCCGGACCGCTCGGACTGTGCTTTTTGCCGGCGTTCGTATGCCTGGGCATCGTTCCGGTGGTCGCCGGGTTGGCCCGTGATGTCCTGCAGTCAGGCCTGCTATGA
- the cspA gene encoding cold shock protein CspA yields the protein MPQGTVKWFNAEKGFGFIAPEDGSADVFVHYTEIQGSGFRTLEENQKVEFEIGHSPKGPQATGVRSL from the coding sequence ATGCCACAGGGAACTGTGAAGTGGTTCAACGCGGAGAAGGGGTTCGGATTCATTGCCCCCGAGGACGGTTCCGCGGATGTTTTTGTCCACTACACGGAGATCCAGGGTTCGGGCTTCCGCACCCTTGAAGAAAACCAGAAGGTCGAGTTCGAGATCGGCCACAGCCCTAAGGGCCCCCAGGCCACCGGAGTCCGCTCGCTCTAA
- a CDS encoding PAS domain-containing protein: MAHDWLLVETLGGEPAVVAQGRQLKNLVPITTFLRRSPHLAAVRTAIAETVQTGQSLTSITTKRDRVIRTEPVVMSDGRVHGVHVWTGPADAEPSERPAPGPLKWDLTFGVATDTRESLANSGKNPDVEVTFGRAFAEDLPSRKLNPNETKVLAMAVRAKPDQTICSTWDLTDWRGDPIRIGFVARTALEPGADGRDHLVARAMNWRAELKGPPVSTDDLAQRILHGLAQAGVHRALVDLTSWTLLKWLDEPCTFYDWRGGETHRPTVHPEDERLMSSMTKEFANGATSRVLRMRGRDVDWVPVHVTVNRVELEPDTFAGLVSLRLPTDDELAAAGLPKSPADTA, from the coding sequence ATGGCCCACGACTGGCTGCTCGTGGAGACGCTGGGGGGCGAGCCCGCCGTGGTGGCGCAGGGGAGGCAACTCAAAAACCTCGTTCCGATCACGACGTTCCTGCGCCGCAGTCCCCATCTCGCCGCGGTCCGTACCGCGATCGCCGAGACGGTGCAGACCGGCCAGAGCCTGACCAGCATCACCACCAAGCGCGACCGAGTTATCCGCACCGAACCGGTGGTGATGTCCGACGGCCGTGTCCACGGTGTGCACGTGTGGACCGGCCCGGCCGACGCCGAGCCGTCGGAGCGGCCGGCCCCCGGTCCGCTGAAGTGGGACCTGACCTTTGGCGTGGCCACCGACACCCGGGAGTCGCTGGCCAACAGCGGGAAGAATCCCGACGTCGAGGTCACCTTCGGCAGGGCCTTCGCCGAAGACCTCCCGTCGCGCAAACTCAATCCGAACGAGACCAAGGTGCTTGCCATGGCGGTCAGGGCCAAGCCTGACCAAACTATTTGCAGCACATGGGATCTGACCGATTGGCGGGGCGATCCCATCCGGATAGGTTTCGTCGCGCGTACCGCTTTGGAGCCGGGCGCGGACGGCCGCGACCACCTGGTCGCGCGGGCGATGAACTGGCGCGCGGAACTGAAGGGCCCGCCGGTGTCGACGGACGACCTGGCGCAGCGGATCCTGCACGGGCTGGCACAGGCCGGGGTTCACCGGGCGCTGGTCGACCTCACGAGTTGGACCCTGCTGAAATGGCTCGATGAGCCCTGCACCTTCTACGACTGGCGGGGCGGTGAGACCCACAGGCCCACGGTTCATCCCGAAGACGAGCGCCTGATGTCCTCCATGACAAAGGAATTCGCCAACGGCGCCACCAGCCGGGTGCTGCGAATGCGGGGCCGCGACGTGGATTGGGTGCCGGTGCATGTCACGGTCAACAGGGTGGAACTCGAGCCGGACACCTTCGCCGGACTGGTGTCGCTGCGATTGCCGACCGATGACGAACTCGCCGCCGCGGGCCTGCCGAAATCCCCGGCCGATACGGCCTAA
- a CDS encoding adenylate/guanylate cyclase domain-containing protein produces the protein MLIVFRQVRAARYGGLVATAAALPGRISAFVRWVVRTPWPLFSLSMLQADIIGGLFVLGFLRYGLPPQDRIQLQDLPPVNLAIFISVVVSLFIAGIVFNLKLLLPVFRWQRRDNLLAEADPAATEVARSRALRMPYYRALTSMVAWCIGGVVFIFASWSVAKYTAPVVGVATALGAAATAIIGYLQSERVLRPVAVAALRSGVPENVKAPGVILRQMLSWMLSTAVPLLAIVLAVVADKASLLHATPEKLFNPILLLALTALGVGLVSTLLVAMSIADPLRQLRWALSEVQRGNYNAHMQIYDASELGLLQAGFNDMVRDLSERQRLRDLFGRYVGEDVARRALERGTELGGQERDVAVLFVDLVGSTQLAATRPPAEVVHLLNEFFRVVVDTVGKHGGFVNKFQGDAALAIFGAPIEHPDASGGALAAARELHDELLPVIGSAEFGIGVSAGRAIAGHIGAQARFEYTVIGDPVNEAARLTELAKLEAGHVLASAIAVSGALDAEALCWDVGEVVELRGRTAPTQLARPVNLATPEGVASEQVSSEMSG, from the coding sequence ATGCTCATAGTTTTCCGCCAAGTCCGCGCTGCCCGATACGGTGGATTGGTGGCAACCGCGGCAGCATTGCCCGGGCGGATCAGCGCATTCGTCCGGTGGGTCGTGCGCACGCCGTGGCCACTGTTCTCGCTGAGCATGCTGCAGGCCGACATCATCGGCGGCCTTTTCGTGCTGGGCTTCCTGCGCTACGGCCTGCCGCCCCAGGACCGCATCCAGCTGCAGGACCTGCCGCCGGTCAACCTGGCCATCTTCATCAGCGTCGTGGTCAGCCTGTTCATCGCCGGGATCGTGTTCAACCTCAAACTGCTGCTGCCGGTCTTCCGGTGGCAGCGCCGCGACAATCTGCTCGCCGAGGCCGATCCGGCCGCCACCGAAGTGGCCCGGAGCCGCGCGCTGCGCATGCCCTACTACCGCGCGCTCACCAGCATGGTGGCCTGGTGCATCGGCGGTGTGGTGTTCATCTTCGCGAGCTGGTCGGTGGCCAAGTACACGGCGCCCGTCGTGGGGGTCGCGACGGCGCTGGGCGCGGCCGCGACGGCGATCATCGGTTACCTGCAGTCCGAGCGGGTGCTGCGGCCGGTGGCCGTCGCCGCCCTGCGCAGCGGTGTGCCGGAGAACGTCAAGGCGCCCGGCGTCATCCTGCGGCAGATGCTGAGCTGGATGCTGTCCACCGCCGTGCCGCTGCTGGCGATCGTGCTGGCCGTGGTGGCCGACAAGGCTTCCCTGCTGCATGCCACACCCGAGAAGTTGTTCAATCCCATCTTGCTGCTGGCATTGACGGCGTTGGGCGTCGGGCTGGTGAGCACCCTGCTGGTGGCCATGTCGATCGCCGACCCGCTGCGTCAGCTGCGCTGGGCGCTGTCCGAGGTCCAGCGCGGAAATTACAACGCGCACATGCAGATCTACGACGCCAGCGAGCTGGGCCTGCTGCAGGCCGGCTTCAACGACATGGTGCGCGACCTGTCCGAGCGGCAGCGGCTGCGTGACCTGTTCGGTCGCTATGTCGGCGAGGACGTGGCCCGGCGGGCCCTGGAGCGCGGCACCGAGTTGGGCGGGCAGGAGCGCGACGTGGCCGTGCTGTTCGTGGACCTGGTCGGCTCCACCCAGCTGGCCGCGACGCGACCGCCCGCCGAGGTGGTCCACCTGCTCAACGAGTTCTTCCGGGTGGTGGTGGACACCGTCGGGAAGCACGGCGGGTTCGTCAACAAGTTTCAGGGCGACGCGGCGCTGGCGATCTTCGGCGCACCGATCGAACACCCCGACGCGTCCGGCGGGGCGCTTGCCGCCGCCCGCGAGCTGCACGACGAGCTCCTCCCGGTGATCGGTTCCGCGGAGTTCGGGATCGGCGTGTCGGCCGGCAGGGCCATCGCCGGCCACATCGGCGCGCAGGCCCGCTTCGAGTACACGGTGATCGGCGACCCGGTCAACGAGGCCGCCCGGCTCACCGAGCTGGCCAAACTCGAGGCCGGCCACGTGCTCGCGTCGGCGATTGCGGTCAGCGGCGCGCTGGACGCCGAAGCGTTGTGCTGGGACGTCGGCGAGGTCGTCGAGCTGCGCGGACGGACGGCGCCCACTCAGCTGGCCCGGCCGGTGAATCTGGCCACCCCTGAAGGGGTTGCCAGCGAACAGGTTTCCAGCGAAATGAGCGGCTAG
- a CDS encoding DUF4244 domain-containing protein, with protein sequence MINLFRTFLARVAVLATDESGMSTVEYAIGTIAAAAFGAILYTVVTGDSIVSALTKIIGRALNTKV encoded by the coding sequence ATGATCAACCTGTTCCGCACATTCCTGGCGCGCGTGGCCGTGTTGGCGACCGACGAGTCGGGCATGTCCACGGTCGAGTACGCCATCGGCACGATCGCGGCGGCCGCCTTCGGAGCGATCCTTTACACCGTCGTCACCGGCGATTCCATCGTGTCGGCGCTGACCAAGATCATCGGTCGCGCGCTCAACACCAAGGTTTAG
- the topA gene encoding type I DNA topoisomerase: MADPKLKDPRSPSSGGNGTRRRLVIVESPTKARKLAGYLGSRYIVESSRGHIRDLPRAAADVPAKYKSEPWARLGVNVDHDFEPLYIISPDKKSTVSELKGLLKDVDELYLATDGDREGEAIAWHLLETLKPNIPVKRMVFHEITRPAILEAAEHPRDLDIDLVDAQETRRILDRLYGYEVSPVLWKKVAPKLSAGRVQSVATRIIVQRERDRMAFRSAAYWDIVAQLDASVSDPQAQPPTFTARLTSVDGLRVATGRDFDSLGQLRKADEVVILDEASVTELATGLQGAQLSVASVEEKPYTRRPYAPFMTSTLQQEAGRKLRFSSERTMSIAQRLYENGYITYMRTDSTTLSESAINAARTQARQLYGEEYVSPSPRQYTRKVKNAQEAHEAIRPAGEAFATPDAVRRELDGDEFRLYELIWQRTVASQMADARGTTLSLRIGGRSGDRQVVFSASGRTITFAGFLKAYVETVDELAGGEADDAESRLPHLTEGQRLAALELTPDGHATNPPARYTEASLVKALEELGIGRPSTYSSIIKTIQDRGYVYKKGSALVPSWVAFAVTGLLEQHFGRLVDYGFTAAMEDELDAIASGNEQRTNWLNNFYFGGDHGVPDSVARSGGLKKLVGVNLEGIDAREVNSIKVFDDEQGRPVYVRVGKNGPYLERVVAGDDGEPTPQRANLNDSLTPDELTLEVAEKLFATPQEGRVLGVDPATGHEIVAKDGRYGPYVTEILPEPPADENAEPVKKGKKDTGPKPRTGSLLRSMDLQTVTLEDALRLLSLPRVVGVDPASGEEITAQNGRYGPYLKRGNDSRSLATEDQMFDITLDEALKIYAEPKRRGRQSASTPPLRELGTDPASGKPMVIKDGRFGPYVTDGETNASLRKGDDVMSITDERAAELLADRRARGPVKRSAKKTSRKAPARKAAAKRGG, encoded by the coding sequence TTGGCTGACCCAAAGCTAAAGGACCCCAGAAGCCCGAGCAGCGGCGGAAATGGGACCCGTCGGCGACTCGTCATCGTCGAGTCGCCGACCAAGGCGCGCAAACTGGCCGGCTACCTGGGCTCCAGGTACATCGTCGAGTCGTCGCGGGGCCACATCCGCGACCTGCCCCGCGCCGCGGCCGACGTGCCCGCGAAGTACAAGTCGGAGCCGTGGGCCAGGCTCGGGGTCAACGTCGACCATGACTTCGAGCCGCTCTACATCATCAGCCCCGACAAGAAGAGCACCGTCAGCGAACTCAAGGGTCTGCTCAAAGATGTCGACGAGCTCTATCTGGCCACCGATGGTGACCGCGAGGGCGAAGCGATCGCCTGGCACCTGCTGGAAACCCTCAAGCCCAACATCCCGGTCAAGCGGATGGTCTTCCACGAGATCACCAGGCCGGCGATCCTCGAGGCGGCCGAGCACCCCCGCGACCTGGACATCGACCTGGTCGACGCGCAGGAGACCCGGCGCATCCTGGACCGGCTGTATGGCTACGAGGTCAGCCCGGTGTTGTGGAAGAAGGTCGCGCCCAAGCTGTCGGCGGGCCGGGTCCAGTCGGTGGCCACCCGGATCATCGTGCAGCGCGAACGCGACCGCATGGCGTTTCGCAGCGCGGCGTACTGGGACATCGTCGCCCAGCTGGACGCCAGCGTGTCGGACCCGCAGGCCCAGCCGCCCACCTTCACCGCCCGGCTGACCAGCGTGGATGGCCTGCGGGTCGCCACCGGCCGTGATTTCGACTCGCTGGGTCAGCTGCGCAAAGCGGACGAGGTGGTCATCCTCGACGAGGCGAGCGTGACCGAGCTGGCGACGGGACTGCAGGGCGCGCAGCTGTCCGTGGCCTCGGTCGAGGAAAAGCCCTACACCCGGCGTCCGTACGCGCCGTTCATGACGTCGACGCTGCAACAGGAGGCCGGCCGCAAGCTGCGGTTCTCCTCCGAGCGCACGATGAGCATCGCCCAGCGGCTCTACGAGAACGGCTACATCACTTATATGCGCACCGACTCCACGACGCTGTCGGAGTCGGCGATCAACGCCGCGCGCACCCAGGCGCGTCAGCTTTACGGCGAGGAGTACGTCTCGCCGTCGCCGCGCCAGTACACCCGCAAGGTGAAGAACGCCCAGGAGGCGCACGAGGCGATCCGGCCCGCCGGCGAGGCGTTCGCCACCCCGGACGCGGTGCGCCGCGAACTCGACGGTGACGAATTCCGCCTCTACGAGCTGATCTGGCAGCGCACCGTGGCCTCGCAGATGGCCGACGCGCGCGGCACCACGCTGAGCCTGCGGATCGGCGGCAGGTCGGGGGATCGGCAGGTCGTGTTCTCCGCCAGCGGGCGCACCATCACGTTCGCCGGGTTCCTCAAGGCCTACGTGGAAACCGTGGACGAGCTGGCCGGCGGCGAGGCCGACGACGCCGAGAGCCGGCTGCCGCACCTGACCGAGGGCCAGCGGTTGGCGGCCCTCGAGCTCACCCCCGACGGCCACGCCACCAACCCACCGGCGCGCTACACCGAGGCCTCGCTGGTCAAGGCGCTCGAGGAGCTGGGCATCGGCCGCCCGTCGACGTACTCGTCGATCATCAAGACCATCCAGGACCGCGGCTACGTGTACAAGAAGGGCAGCGCCCTGGTGCCGTCGTGGGTCGCGTTCGCCGTCACCGGGCTGCTGGAGCAGCATTTCGGCCGGCTCGTCGACTACGGCTTCACCGCGGCGATGGAAGACGAGCTGGACGCGATCGCATCGGGCAACGAGCAACGCACCAACTGGCTCAACAACTTTTACTTCGGCGGCGACCACGGCGTGCCCGACTCGGTGGCCCGCTCCGGTGGCCTGAAGAAGCTCGTCGGCGTCAACCTCGAAGGCATTGACGCGCGAGAGGTCAACTCCATCAAGGTGTTTGACGACGAGCAGGGCCGCCCCGTCTATGTCCGGGTGGGCAAGAACGGGCCCTACCTGGAACGCGTGGTGGCGGGCGACGATGGCGAGCCCACGCCGCAGCGAGCCAACCTCAACGACTCGCTGACCCCGGACGAGCTGACGCTGGAGGTGGCCGAGAAGCTCTTCGCCACACCGCAAGAGGGACGCGTCTTGGGGGTGGATCCGGCAACGGGTCACGAGATCGTCGCCAAAGACGGCCGGTACGGGCCGTATGTGACCGAGATCCTGCCGGAGCCGCCGGCCGACGAGAACGCCGAACCCGTCAAGAAGGGCAAAAAAGACACCGGTCCCAAACCCAGGACCGGTTCGCTGCTGCGGAGCATGGACCTGCAAACCGTCACGCTCGAGGACGCGCTGAGGCTGCTGTCGCTGCCGCGGGTCGTCGGCGTGGACCCCGCGTCGGGCGAGGAGATCACCGCGCAGAACGGGCGCTATGGCCCATACCTGAAGCGCGGCAACGATTCTCGTTCCCTGGCGACCGAGGATCAGATGTTCGACATCACCCTCGACGAAGCGCTGAAGATCTACGCCGAGCCCAAACGCCGTGGCAGGCAAAGCGCCTCGACGCCGCCGCTGCGGGAGTTGGGGACCGATCCGGCGTCGGGCAAGCCGATGGTCATCAAGGACGGCCGATTCGGGCCGTACGTCACCGACGGCGAGACCAACGCCAGCCTGCGCAAGGGCGACGACGTGATGTCGATTACCGACGAGCGCGCCGCCGAACTGCTGGCCGACCGGCGAGCGCGGGGTCCGGTGAAGCGGTCCGCGAAGAAGACCTCTCGCAAGGCTCCGGCCAGGAAGGCCGCCGCCAAGCGTGGCGGCTAG
- a CDS encoding Rv3654c family TadE-like protein — protein sequence MVVVLLCVTGAGAYVGSVVVARHRAQAAADLAALAAATRLPSGAGAACAGATAVARAMRVDDARCEVDDLDVVVTVRVAVAVAGAARAAARAGPVGAGG from the coding sequence ATGGTCGTGGTGCTGCTGTGCGTCACCGGCGCCGGCGCCTACGTCGGCTCGGTGGTGGTGGCGCGCCACCGCGCCCAGGCCGCGGCCGACCTGGCCGCGTTGGCCGCCGCCACCCGGCTCCCGTCCGGAGCGGGGGCGGCCTGCGCCGGCGCGACGGCCGTGGCCCGCGCGATGCGGGTCGACGACGCCCGGTGTGAGGTGGACGATCTCGATGTCGTCGTCACCGTCCGGGTGGCCGTCGCCGTCGCCGGCGCGGCGCGGGCCGCGGCGCGCGCGGGGCCGGTAGGCGCGGGCGGTTAG